In a single window of the Thunnus albacares chromosome 1, fThuAlb1.1, whole genome shotgun sequence genome:
- the mindy2 gene encoding ubiquitin carboxyl-terminal hydrolase MINDY-2 isoform X1, translating to MEKNANLHRETDGSSLCATIAGEMSDVTAVGGVKGTAEKCKNSEAPLSTLVNVSCNNSTTNVSAPSAVNVIASAGKSDVTEVIQVPPVQEEKKKDTEASGSWSGDQISNGMGHESVLAAEDNEGGAPKLVNNKNDGPSSPSAEESANVEAEVSACVDNEPTKLAKPTHLCPDGAITASVKSGLSGDHTLSEGLPSGSDPDPSLGGESRSIDSLESFSNLNSCPSSDLNSEGLEDRGLALALQSEYGVDGTKTSCTKDRAAGQSIYHIKWIKWREENTPIITQNENGPCPLLAIMNVLLLAWKVKMPPMMEIITAEQLMEYLGDYILETKPKEISEAQRLNYEQNMSDAMAVLHKLQTGLDVNVKFTGVRVFEYTPECIVFDLLDIPLYHGWLVDPQMHDIVKAVGNCSYNQLVEKIISCKQSDNSELAGEGIVAEQFLSSTATQLTYHGLCELTSTVQEGELCVFFRNNHFSTMIKYKGQLYLLVTDQGFLTEEKVVWESLHNVDGDGNFCDSEFRLRPPSDPETVYRGQQDQIDQDYLMALSLQQEQQSQDLQWEQLPEGISDLELAKKLQEEEDRRASQYYQEQEQEQAAAAAAAAAAAAAAAQAQQGQQEPVEGDEADRGGAGAGGAAAGAGTGAAAGATPSPGKQSSSGERKPKKESKDKDKCVIL from the exons atggagaaaaatgcaAACCTGCACCGAGAAACTGACGGGAGCTCTCTGTGTGCAACGATCGCGGGAGAGATGAGCGACGTTACGGCTGTCGGCGGAGTGAAAGGAACAGCGGAGAAATGCAAGAATAGTGAGGCTCCTCTCAGTACTTTGGTTAACGTTAGTTGTAATAACAGCACCACAAATGTTAGTGCTCCCAGCGCCGTTAATGTCATTGCCAGCGCTGGGAAGTCTGACGTGACAGAAGTGATCCAAGTCCCCCCGgtgcaggaggagaagaagaaggacacCGAGGCGAGCGGGTCGTGGTCCGGGGATCAGATCAGTAACGGGATGGGACATGAGTCTGTACTGGCTGCAGAAGATAACGAGGGTGGTGCCCCAAAGTTAGTAAACAACAAAAACGACGGCCCGTCCTCACCTTCCGCCGAGGAGAGCGCAAATGTCGAGGCTGAGGTTTCGGCTTGTGTAGATAATGAGCCGACAAAACTTGCCAAACCGACTCATCTGTGTCCGGACGGCGCAATCACAGCAAGCGTCAAGTCGGGGCTGTCCGGTGATCACACCTTATCGGAGGGATTGCCGAGTGGGAGTGACCCCGATCCCAGCCTCGGTGGAGAGTCCCGAAGCATAGATTCACTCGAGTCCTTCTCCAACCTCAACTCCTGCCCCAGCTCCGACCTGAACAGCGAGGGGCTGGAGGACAGAGGGCTGGCCCTGGCCCTGCAAAGCGAGTACGGGGTTGATGGGACGAAGACTTCGTGCACAAAGGACCGGGCCGCCGGCCAGTCCATATACCACATTAAGTGGATCAAGTGGAGGGAGGAGAACACGCCGATCATCACCCAGAACGAGAACGGCCCGTGTCCATTACTTGCAATTATGAATGTCCTTCTGCTTGCATGGAAG GTTAAGATGCCACCTATGATGGAAATTATAACTGCTGAGCAACTAATGGAATATCTTG GAGACTACATTCTGGAAACCAAGCCAAAAGAGATATCAGAGGCTCAACGGCTAAACTATGAGCAG AACATGAGTGATGCCATGGCAGTGTTGCACAAGCTGCAGACCGGCCTGGATGTCAATGTGAAGTTCACAGGGGTGCGAGTCTTCGAGTACACCCCAGAATGCATTGTGTTTGATCTGCTGGACATCCCTCTCTACCACGGCTGGCTGGTTGACCCCCAG ATGCATGACATTGTCAAGGCAGTGGGCAACTGCAGCTACAACCAGCTGGTAGAGAAGATAATATCCTgcaaacagtcagacaacagCGAGCTGGCAGGGGAAG GCATTGTGGCAGAGCAGTTTCTGAGCAGCACAGCCACTCAGCTGACGTACCACGGCCTATGTGAGCTCACATCCACAGTACAGGAGGGAgagctctgtgtttttttcaggaATAACCACTTCAGCACCATGATCAAATACAAg GGCCAGCTGTACCTCCTGGTTACAGACCAAGGCTTCCTGACAGAAGAGAAGGTCGTGTGGGAGAGCCTGCACAACGTTGATGGAGACGGCAACTTCTGTGATTCAGAGTTCCGATTGCGGCCTCCTTCTGATCCGGAGACCGTGTACCGCGGGCAGCAGGATCAGATAGACCAG GACTATCTAATGGCGCTGtcgctgcagcaggagcagcaaaGCCAGGACTTACAGTGGGAGCAACTCCCCGAGGGCATCAGTGACCTGGAGCTGGCTAAAAAActccaggaggaggaggacagacgAGCCTCCCAGTACTACCAGGAGCAAGAGCAGGAGCAGgcggcagcagctgcagcagcagcagcagcagcagcagcagcagcacaagcaCAG CAGGGTCAACAGGAGCCTGTGGAGGGAGACGAGGCGGACAGAGGGGGAGCAGGAGCAGGCGGAGCAGCAGCCGGCGCTGGGACGGGAGCAGCAGCTGGAGCCACGCCCAGCCCGGGAAAACAGTCCTCCAGTGGGGAGCGCAAACCCAAGAAGGAATCGAAAGATAAAgacaaatgtgtcattttgtaA
- the mindy2 gene encoding ubiquitin carboxyl-terminal hydrolase MINDY-2 isoform X2, with product MEKNANLHRETDGSSLCATIAGEMSDVTAVGGVKGTAEKCKNSEAPLSTLVNVSCNNSTTNVSAPSAVNVIASAGKSDVTEVIQVPPVQEEKKKDTEASGSWSGDQISNGMGHESVLAAEDNEGGAPKLVNNKNDGPSSPSAEESANVEAEVSACVDNEPTKLAKPTHLCPDGAITASVKSGLSGDHTLSEGLPSGSDPDPSLGGESRSIDSLESFSNLNSCPSSDLNSEGLEDRGLALALQSEYGVDGTKTSCTKDRAAGQSIYHIKWIKWREENTPIITQNENGPCPLLAIMNVLLLAWKVKMPPMMEIITAEQLMEYLGDYILETKPKEISEAQRLNYEQNMSDAMAVLHKLQTGLDVNVKFTGVRVFEYTPECIVFDLLDIPLYHGWLVDPQMHDIVKAVGNCSYNQLVEKIISCKQSDNSELAGEGIVAEQFLSSTATQLTYHGLCELTSTVQEGELCVFFRNNHFSTMIKYKGQLYLLVTDQGFLTEEKVVWESLHNVDGDGNFCDSEFRLRPPSDPETVYRGQQDQIDQDYLMALSLQQEQQSQDLQWEQLPEGISDLELAKKLQEEEDRRASQYYQEQEQEQAAAAAAAAAAAAAAAQAQGQQEPVEGDEADRGGAGAGGAAAGAGTGAAAGATPSPGKQSSSGERKPKKESKDKDKCVIL from the exons atggagaaaaatgcaAACCTGCACCGAGAAACTGACGGGAGCTCTCTGTGTGCAACGATCGCGGGAGAGATGAGCGACGTTACGGCTGTCGGCGGAGTGAAAGGAACAGCGGAGAAATGCAAGAATAGTGAGGCTCCTCTCAGTACTTTGGTTAACGTTAGTTGTAATAACAGCACCACAAATGTTAGTGCTCCCAGCGCCGTTAATGTCATTGCCAGCGCTGGGAAGTCTGACGTGACAGAAGTGATCCAAGTCCCCCCGgtgcaggaggagaagaagaaggacacCGAGGCGAGCGGGTCGTGGTCCGGGGATCAGATCAGTAACGGGATGGGACATGAGTCTGTACTGGCTGCAGAAGATAACGAGGGTGGTGCCCCAAAGTTAGTAAACAACAAAAACGACGGCCCGTCCTCACCTTCCGCCGAGGAGAGCGCAAATGTCGAGGCTGAGGTTTCGGCTTGTGTAGATAATGAGCCGACAAAACTTGCCAAACCGACTCATCTGTGTCCGGACGGCGCAATCACAGCAAGCGTCAAGTCGGGGCTGTCCGGTGATCACACCTTATCGGAGGGATTGCCGAGTGGGAGTGACCCCGATCCCAGCCTCGGTGGAGAGTCCCGAAGCATAGATTCACTCGAGTCCTTCTCCAACCTCAACTCCTGCCCCAGCTCCGACCTGAACAGCGAGGGGCTGGAGGACAGAGGGCTGGCCCTGGCCCTGCAAAGCGAGTACGGGGTTGATGGGACGAAGACTTCGTGCACAAAGGACCGGGCCGCCGGCCAGTCCATATACCACATTAAGTGGATCAAGTGGAGGGAGGAGAACACGCCGATCATCACCCAGAACGAGAACGGCCCGTGTCCATTACTTGCAATTATGAATGTCCTTCTGCTTGCATGGAAG GTTAAGATGCCACCTATGATGGAAATTATAACTGCTGAGCAACTAATGGAATATCTTG GAGACTACATTCTGGAAACCAAGCCAAAAGAGATATCAGAGGCTCAACGGCTAAACTATGAGCAG AACATGAGTGATGCCATGGCAGTGTTGCACAAGCTGCAGACCGGCCTGGATGTCAATGTGAAGTTCACAGGGGTGCGAGTCTTCGAGTACACCCCAGAATGCATTGTGTTTGATCTGCTGGACATCCCTCTCTACCACGGCTGGCTGGTTGACCCCCAG ATGCATGACATTGTCAAGGCAGTGGGCAACTGCAGCTACAACCAGCTGGTAGAGAAGATAATATCCTgcaaacagtcagacaacagCGAGCTGGCAGGGGAAG GCATTGTGGCAGAGCAGTTTCTGAGCAGCACAGCCACTCAGCTGACGTACCACGGCCTATGTGAGCTCACATCCACAGTACAGGAGGGAgagctctgtgtttttttcaggaATAACCACTTCAGCACCATGATCAAATACAAg GGCCAGCTGTACCTCCTGGTTACAGACCAAGGCTTCCTGACAGAAGAGAAGGTCGTGTGGGAGAGCCTGCACAACGTTGATGGAGACGGCAACTTCTGTGATTCAGAGTTCCGATTGCGGCCTCCTTCTGATCCGGAGACCGTGTACCGCGGGCAGCAGGATCAGATAGACCAG GACTATCTAATGGCGCTGtcgctgcagcaggagcagcaaaGCCAGGACTTACAGTGGGAGCAACTCCCCGAGGGCATCAGTGACCTGGAGCTGGCTAAAAAActccaggaggaggaggacagacgAGCCTCCCAGTACTACCAGGAGCAAGAGCAGGAGCAGgcggcagcagctgcagcagcagcagcagcagcagcagcagcagcacaagcaCAG GGTCAACAGGAGCCTGTGGAGGGAGACGAGGCGGACAGAGGGGGAGCAGGAGCAGGCGGAGCAGCAGCCGGCGCTGGGACGGGAGCAGCAGCTGGAGCCACGCCCAGCCCGGGAAAACAGTCCTCCAGTGGGGAGCGCAAACCCAAGAAGGAATCGAAAGATAAAgacaaatgtgtcattttgtaA
- the mindy2 gene encoding ubiquitin carboxyl-terminal hydrolase MINDY-2 isoform X3: MEKNANLHRETDGSSLCATIAGEMSDVTAVGGVKGTAEKCKNSEAPLSTLVNVSCNNSTTNVSAPSAVNVIASAGKSDVTEVIQVPPVQEEKKKDTEASGSWSGDQISNGMGHESVLAAEDNEGGAPKLVNNKNDGPSSPSAEESANVEAEVSACVDNEPTKLAKPTHLCPDGAITASVKSGLSGDHTLSEGLPSGSDPDPSLGGESRSIDSLESFSNLNSCPSSDLNSEGLEDRGLALALQSEYGVDGTKTSCTKDRAAGQSIYHIKWIKWREENTPIITQNENGPCPLLAIMNVLLLAWKVKMPPMMEIITAEQLMEYLGDYILETKPKEISEAQRLNYEQNMSDAMAVLHKLQTGLDVNVKFTGVRVFEYTPECIVFDLLDIPLYHGWLVDPQMHDIVKAVGNCSYNQLVEKIISCKQSDNSELAGEGIVAEQFLSSTATQLTYHGLCELTSTVQEGELCVFFRNNHFSTMIKYKGQLYLLVTDQGFLTEEKVVWESLHNVDGDGNFCDSEFRLRPPSDPETVYRGQQDQIDQV; the protein is encoded by the exons atggagaaaaatgcaAACCTGCACCGAGAAACTGACGGGAGCTCTCTGTGTGCAACGATCGCGGGAGAGATGAGCGACGTTACGGCTGTCGGCGGAGTGAAAGGAACAGCGGAGAAATGCAAGAATAGTGAGGCTCCTCTCAGTACTTTGGTTAACGTTAGTTGTAATAACAGCACCACAAATGTTAGTGCTCCCAGCGCCGTTAATGTCATTGCCAGCGCTGGGAAGTCTGACGTGACAGAAGTGATCCAAGTCCCCCCGgtgcaggaggagaagaagaaggacacCGAGGCGAGCGGGTCGTGGTCCGGGGATCAGATCAGTAACGGGATGGGACATGAGTCTGTACTGGCTGCAGAAGATAACGAGGGTGGTGCCCCAAAGTTAGTAAACAACAAAAACGACGGCCCGTCCTCACCTTCCGCCGAGGAGAGCGCAAATGTCGAGGCTGAGGTTTCGGCTTGTGTAGATAATGAGCCGACAAAACTTGCCAAACCGACTCATCTGTGTCCGGACGGCGCAATCACAGCAAGCGTCAAGTCGGGGCTGTCCGGTGATCACACCTTATCGGAGGGATTGCCGAGTGGGAGTGACCCCGATCCCAGCCTCGGTGGAGAGTCCCGAAGCATAGATTCACTCGAGTCCTTCTCCAACCTCAACTCCTGCCCCAGCTCCGACCTGAACAGCGAGGGGCTGGAGGACAGAGGGCTGGCCCTGGCCCTGCAAAGCGAGTACGGGGTTGATGGGACGAAGACTTCGTGCACAAAGGACCGGGCCGCCGGCCAGTCCATATACCACATTAAGTGGATCAAGTGGAGGGAGGAGAACACGCCGATCATCACCCAGAACGAGAACGGCCCGTGTCCATTACTTGCAATTATGAATGTCCTTCTGCTTGCATGGAAG GTTAAGATGCCACCTATGATGGAAATTATAACTGCTGAGCAACTAATGGAATATCTTG GAGACTACATTCTGGAAACCAAGCCAAAAGAGATATCAGAGGCTCAACGGCTAAACTATGAGCAG AACATGAGTGATGCCATGGCAGTGTTGCACAAGCTGCAGACCGGCCTGGATGTCAATGTGAAGTTCACAGGGGTGCGAGTCTTCGAGTACACCCCAGAATGCATTGTGTTTGATCTGCTGGACATCCCTCTCTACCACGGCTGGCTGGTTGACCCCCAG ATGCATGACATTGTCAAGGCAGTGGGCAACTGCAGCTACAACCAGCTGGTAGAGAAGATAATATCCTgcaaacagtcagacaacagCGAGCTGGCAGGGGAAG GCATTGTGGCAGAGCAGTTTCTGAGCAGCACAGCCACTCAGCTGACGTACCACGGCCTATGTGAGCTCACATCCACAGTACAGGAGGGAgagctctgtgtttttttcaggaATAACCACTTCAGCACCATGATCAAATACAAg GGCCAGCTGTACCTCCTGGTTACAGACCAAGGCTTCCTGACAGAAGAGAAGGTCGTGTGGGAGAGCCTGCACAACGTTGATGGAGACGGCAACTTCTGTGATTCAGAGTTCCGATTGCGGCCTCCTTCTGATCCGGAGACCGTGTACCGCGGGCAGCAGGATCAGATAGACCAGGTCTGA